A stretch of the Candidatus Eisenbacteria bacterium genome encodes the following:
- a CDS encoding T9SS type A sorting domain-containing protein: protein MQVSQHARVLSILLPALSGDALSRRRVPFRPLFHVSILAAALSCICSSGLAGAECIDYRDYIHWVGCVDTPGDAWGVAVSGFYAYVADDYSGLQVIDITNPQSPEIVGSADTPGSAKDVTVSGFYAYVADYYSGLQVIDISDPQSPEIVGSANTTGSARGVAVSGARAYLAGGSSGLQVIDISDPQSPEIVGSADTPGRAQDVAVSGNYAYVADEWFGLQVINISDPRSPEIVGSLDTPGLAYDVAVSGTHAYVADDMSGLQVIDISNPQNPQIVGQTNTPGGAFGVAVSGTQAYIADFTSGLQVIDISDPQSPKIVSSIGTADMAFGVAVSSTYAFIADYDGGFHVIDISNPQVPELVGGADTPGDAQGVVISGTHAYVAGGYSGFQVIDITNPQNPQTLGSVDTPDHARSVAIMGTCAYLADASSGLQVIDITNPLNPLIVGSADTPGSALDVAVSDTHAYIADGSFGLQVVNITNPLNPLIVGGVETPAIAYGIVISGNYAYVAAYTSGLQVIDITDPENPQIVGSVNTPGVARRLAVSGTQAYVADDDSGLYVIDITNPLSPEIMGSVATPGDPYAVAVSGRHAYVTNEYSTLLVIDIANPQSPEIVGGAATPGVAFGVAASGAYVFIASGHSGLQIFPIQCDPASNVEANHQTASKMHLRVFPTPSSGQTFIHFETCSSGRIQADIYSVAGRRVRELSNRIFNAGDNNGTNHNILWDGLYADGRPVPAGIYLVRVATAQEITTTRFVMIR from the coding sequence ATGCAAGTATCTCAACATGCCAGGGTCTTAAGCATTCTGCTTCCGGCGCTTTCCGGAGACGCCCTCTCGCGGCGGCGAGTTCCTTTCCGCCCTCTCTTTCATGTCTCCATCCTGGCCGCTGCCCTGTCGTGTATCTGCTCATCCGGTTTGGCCGGGGCTGAATGCATCGATTACAGAGACTACATCCATTGGGTCGGTTGTGTGGACACGCCGGGGGATGCCTGGGGCGTGGCCGTCTCGGGATTCTACGCCTATGTCGCGGACGATTATTCCGGGCTCCAGGTCATCGACATCACAAATCCCCAAAGCCCCGAGATCGTGGGCAGTGCGGATACGCCGGGATCCGCCAAGGACGTGACCGTCTCGGGCTTCTACGCCTATGTCGCGGACTATTATTCCGGGCTCCAGGTTATCGACATCAGCGATCCCCAGAGCCCCGAGATCGTGGGCAGCGCTAACACGACGGGATCCGCCAGGGGCGTGGCCGTCTCGGGTGCCCGCGCCTACCTCGCAGGGGGGTCATCCGGACTCCAGGTCATCGACATCAGCGATCCTCAGAGCCCCGAGATCGTGGGCAGTGCGGATACGCCGGGCCGGGCTCAAGATGTCGCCGTTTCAGGCAACTACGCCTACGTCGCGGACGAATGGTTCGGGCTCCAGGTCATCAACATCAGCGATCCCCGGAGCCCCGAGATCGTGGGCAGTCTGGACACGCCGGGGCTTGCTTATGATGTCGCCGTCTCGGGTACCCACGCTTACGTCGCGGACGACATGTCCGGCCTCCAAGTGATTGACATTTCAAATCCCCAAAACCCGCAAATCGTGGGACAGACGAATACACCGGGCGGGGCTTTTGGTGTGGCCGTCTCGGGCACGCAGGCCTACATCGCGGATTTTACCTCCGGTCTCCAGGTGATAGACATCAGCGATCCTCAGAGCCCCAAGATTGTGAGCAGCATCGGCACGGCGGACATGGCCTTTGGCGTTGCTGTCTCGAGTACCTACGCTTTCATTGCGGACTATGATGGGGGGTTCCATGTGATCGACATCTCGAATCCTCAAGTGCCCGAGTTAGTGGGCGGCGCGGATACGCCGGGAGATGCTCAGGGTGTCGTCATCTCGGGAACCCACGCCTACGTCGCGGGCGGTTACTCCGGTTTTCAAGTGATCGATATTACGAATCCCCAGAACCCACAGACCTTGGGCAGCGTGGATACGCCGGATCATGCCCGGAGCGTTGCCATCATGGGCACATGCGCCTATTTAGCGGATGCTTCTTCCGGTCTTCAAGTGATCGACATTACAAATCCCCTGAATCCCCTGATCGTGGGAAGCGCGGATACGCCTGGCTCGGCACTTGACGTCGCTGTTTCGGATACGCACGCCTACATCGCCGATGGGTCCTTCGGTCTGCAGGTGGTTAACATTACAAATCCCCTGAATCCCCTGATCGTGGGCGGCGTGGAAACTCCAGCGATTGCCTATGGCATTGTCATCTCGGGCAATTATGCCTACGTCGCGGCTTACACTTCAGGTCTCCAGGTGATCGATATCACGGACCCAGAAAACCCTCAGATAGTGGGCAGTGTCAACACACCGGGAGTAGCCAGGAGGCTGGCCGTCTCAGGCACTCAAGCCTATGTCGCAGACGATGACTCCGGTCTCTATGTCATCGACATCACGAATCCCTTGAGTCCCGAGATTATGGGCAGCGTGGCCACGCCGGGGGATCCCTACGCCGTGGCCGTTTCGGGCCGTCACGCCTACGTTACGAATGAGTATTCCACTCTTCTGGTGATCGACATCGCAAATCCCCAGAGTCCAGAGATCGTGGGTGGCGCGGCTACACCGGGGGTGGCCTTTGGTGTGGCCGCCTCGGGCGCCTACGTCTTCATTGCGAGCGGTCATTCCGGTCTGCAGATCTTCCCGATTCAGTGCGATCCGGCATCGAATGTTGAAGCAAACCATCAGACTGCATCCAAGATGCACCTGAGGGTTTTTCCCACACCGAGCTCGGGCCAGACGTTTATACATTTTGAAACCTGTAGCAGCGGTCGGATTCAGGCGGATATTTACAGCGTTGCCGGCCGCCGGGTTCGAGAGCTGTCCAACCGGATCTTCAACGCCGGCGATAACAATGGTACCAACCACAACATCTTATGGGATGGCCTTTACGCCGACG